In Coriobacteriia bacterium, a genomic segment contains:
- a CDS encoding bifunctional 3,4-dihydroxy-2-butanone-4-phosphate synthase/GTP cyclohydrolase II, which produces MAHCANTPFSSVDEALDEIRAGRMLIVVDDEDRENEGDFVMAAEKVTPEAVNFMAANGRGLICLPLTAERLDELRIPPMTQTNTSAQGTAFHVSIGAKGRITTGISAADRSATIQAAIDPATGPEDVSMPGHVFPLRAKPGGVLERAGHTEAAVDLARLAGLYPAGVICEIMNADGSMARRPQLERVAAERGLKMVTVADLIRYRRRTERLVERSSTVFLPTAHGDFTAYGYTSVLDGATHIALVAGDVSGARDVLVRVHSECLTGDVFGSLRCDCGSQLQEAMRLIQSERRGVILYIVGHEGRGIGLANKLRAYELQERGHDTVEANEALGFPADLRDYGIGAQILADLGLSSMRLLTNNPTKIVGLEGYGLEVVEQVPLEVPACPHNLEYLHTKRDKMAHTLTLPPGRPGGSLTEGE; this is translated from the coding sequence GTGGCCCACTGCGCGAACACGCCGTTCTCCTCCGTCGACGAGGCGCTGGACGAGATCCGGGCGGGGCGGATGCTCATCGTGGTCGACGACGAGGACCGGGAGAACGAGGGCGACTTCGTCATGGCCGCCGAGAAGGTCACGCCCGAGGCGGTGAACTTCATGGCCGCCAACGGCCGTGGCCTGATCTGTCTGCCGCTGACCGCCGAGCGGCTCGACGAGCTGCGCATACCCCCGATGACGCAGACCAACACCTCCGCGCAGGGGACCGCGTTCCACGTCTCGATCGGGGCCAAGGGACGCATCACCACCGGCATCTCGGCCGCCGACCGCTCCGCGACCATCCAGGCGGCGATCGACCCCGCCACCGGTCCGGAGGACGTCTCGATGCCCGGCCACGTCTTCCCGCTGCGCGCCAAGCCCGGAGGCGTGCTCGAACGCGCCGGGCACACGGAGGCGGCGGTGGACCTGGCGCGCCTCGCGGGGCTGTACCCGGCGGGCGTCATCTGCGAGATCATGAACGCCGACGGCTCGATGGCCCGGCGGCCGCAGCTCGAGCGCGTCGCGGCGGAGCGGGGTCTCAAGATGGTGACCGTGGCCGACCTGATCCGCTACCGGCGGCGGACGGAGCGCCTCGTGGAGCGCAGCTCCACGGTATTCCTGCCTACGGCGCACGGGGACTTCACGGCCTACGGATACACCTCCGTACTGGACGGCGCGACCCATATCGCGCTGGTGGCGGGCGACGTCTCCGGTGCGCGAGACGTGCTGGTCAGGGTGCACTCCGAGTGCCTCACCGGCGACGTCTTCGGCTCCCTGCGCTGCGACTGCGGGTCCCAGCTGCAAGAGGCCATGCGGCTCATCCAGAGCGAGCGGCGCGGGGTCATCCTCTACATCGTCGGTCATGAGGGCCGCGGCATCGGGCTGGCGAACAAGCTCAGGGCTTACGAGCTCCAGGAGCGCGGCCACGACACGGTGGAGGCGAACGAGGCGCTCGGCTTTCCTGCCGACCTGCGCGACTACGGCATCGGCGCGCAGATACTCGCGGACCTCGGCCTGTCCTCGATGAGGCTGCTGACGAACAACCCCACCAAGATCGTCGGGCTCGAGGGATACGGGCTCGAGGTGGTCGAGCAGGTCCCGCTCGAAGTACCGGCATGCCCGCACAACCTGGAGTACCTCCACACGAAGCGCGACAAGATGGCCCACACCCTGACGCTCCCCCCGGGCCGCCCCGGAGGGTCCCTGACGGAAGGAGAGTGA
- the queD gene encoding 6-carboxytetrahydropterin synthase QueD: MRREPPGGSWDLTVRGHFDAAHALRGYEGECRELHGHTWDVEATVRGEALDDIGIVYDFKTLKDDLAAVLDPFDHAYLNDVPPFDGLNATAENLARVIFEALQARVAPTVTVTEVAVWESPVARIAYRKA, encoded by the coding sequence ATGAGACGGGAGCCGCCGGGCGGGTCGTGGGACCTGACGGTGCGCGGCCACTTCGACGCGGCGCACGCTCTCAGGGGCTACGAAGGGGAGTGCCGCGAGCTCCACGGCCACACGTGGGACGTGGAGGCGACGGTGCGTGGCGAGGCGCTCGACGACATCGGGATCGTGTACGACTTCAAGACGCTCAAGGACGACCTCGCGGCGGTGCTGGATCCCTTCGACCACGCGTACCTCAACGACGTGCCGCCCTTCGACGGCCTCAACGCCACGGCCGAGAACCTCGCGCGCGTGATCTTCGAGGCGCTGCAGGCACGCGTGGCTCCCACCGTGACGGTGACCGAGGTCGCCGTGTGGGAGTCGCCGGTGGCTCGCATCGCGTACCGGAAGGCGTAG
- a CDS encoding Rrf2 family transcriptional regulator codes for MRLTAKSEYGLLALIDLACRHGAGPISVREISERQGVPANFLEQLLVSLRRAGIVTSVRGARGGFELGKDPDAITVLDAVEALEGPLVPTLCSPDRECGRSHACAAAVVWERAADGLRGVLQGTTLSDLASAQTRLDAGKGA; via the coding sequence ATGCGGCTCACGGCGAAGAGCGAGTACGGTCTCCTCGCGCTGATCGACCTCGCGTGCCGTCACGGCGCAGGCCCTATCAGCGTGCGGGAGATCTCGGAGCGCCAGGGCGTCCCGGCGAACTTCCTCGAGCAGCTGCTGGTCTCGTTGCGCCGCGCGGGCATCGTCACGTCCGTGCGCGGCGCCAGGGGCGGTTTCGAGCTCGGGAAGGACCCGGACGCGATCACCGTGCTCGACGCCGTCGAGGCTCTCGAGGGGCCGCTCGTGCCCACCCTGTGCTCGCCGGACCGCGAGTGCGGCCGCAGCCACGCGTGCGCCGCCGCCGTCGTGTGGGAGAGGGCGGCGGACGGCCTGCGGGGCGTGCTGCAGGGTACCACGCTGTCGGATCTGGCCTCGGCGCAGACGCGTCTCGACGCGGGAAAGGGAGCGTGA
- a CDS encoding histidinol-phosphatase HisJ family protein, whose product MRVDLHVHTSLCRHAEGTAAEMAEAARAAGLDVVAITDHLPLPPGFDPGYAMGADELEAYVSEVLVAAEGMRSAGGPEVLLGIEADWLPGAEERVGDAVAAYPFDVVLGSVHFLDGWAFDDPRLAGEWDRRDAGDVWRAYFGRLCAAARSGLFDAMAHPDLVKKFGHRPGFDALPLYEEAASVFAGAGVAVEVNTAGLRKPVGEAYPSLDFLAACRRAGVSVVTGSDAHHPLEVGFRLDAAEELLRAAGYESIAVVRGRRIEEIPMGVARR is encoded by the coding sequence ATGAGGGTCGACCTGCACGTGCACACGTCGCTGTGCCGACACGCGGAGGGCACCGCCGCGGAGATGGCCGAGGCCGCTCGCGCCGCGGGCCTGGATGTCGTGGCGATCACCGACCACCTGCCGCTTCCCCCGGGCTTCGACCCCGGCTACGCCATGGGCGCCGACGAGCTCGAGGCCTACGTCTCCGAGGTGCTGGTCGCCGCCGAGGGCATGCGCTCCGCCGGCGGACCCGAGGTCCTCCTCGGCATCGAGGCCGACTGGCTGCCGGGGGCCGAGGAGCGCGTCGGCGACGCCGTCGCGGCGTACCCGTTCGACGTCGTCCTGGGGTCGGTCCATTTCCTCGACGGCTGGGCCTTCGACGACCCGCGCCTGGCGGGCGAGTGGGACCGCCGCGACGCGGGGGATGTGTGGCGCGCCTACTTCGGCCGGCTCTGCGCGGCGGCCCGCAGCGGTCTCTTCGACGCCATGGCGCATCCCGACCTGGTCAAGAAGTTCGGGCATCGCCCGGGTTTCGACGCGCTGCCGCTGTACGAGGAAGCCGCGTCCGTCTTCGCGGGCGCGGGCGTGGCGGTGGAGGTGAACACTGCCGGGCTGCGCAAGCCGGTGGGCGAGGCGTACCCCTCGCTCGACTTCCTCGCCGCCTGCCGCAGAGCCGGAGTGAGCGTGGTGACCGGATCCGACGCGCACCACCCCCTGGAGGTCGGCTTCCGGCTGGACGCGGCCGAGGAGCTGCTGCGCGCGGCCGGGTACGAGAGCATCGCCGTCGTACGTGGACGCCGGATCGAGGAGATCCCGATGGGGGTGGCACGCCGATGA
- a CDS encoding 6,7-dimethyl-8-ribityllumazine synthase has translation MATYQGDFIGTDLKIGVVVSRFNELLSARLLDGARDALARHGTAPEAVDVAWVPGAFELPLAAKRMAASGAYDAVIALGVVIRGGTPHFEYVAAEVSKGVASTSLDTGVPVIFGVVTADTIEQAVERAGTKAGNKGWDAALSAIEMANLLKAMP, from the coding sequence ATGGCGACGTACCAAGGCGACTTCATCGGCACCGACCTCAAGATCGGCGTCGTCGTGAGCCGCTTCAACGAGCTCCTGTCCGCGCGTCTGCTCGACGGCGCCCGCGACGCGCTGGCGCGCCACGGGACGGCGCCGGAAGCGGTCGACGTCGCCTGGGTGCCCGGCGCCTTCGAGCTGCCGCTGGCGGCCAAACGTATGGCTGCCTCGGGCGCCTACGATGCCGTGATAGCTCTCGGCGTGGTGATCAGAGGCGGGACCCCGCACTTCGAGTACGTAGCCGCCGAGGTGAGCAAGGGCGTGGCTTCCACGTCGCTGGACACCGGGGTCCCCGTGATCTTCGGCGTCGTCACCGCCGACACGATCGAACAAGCGGTGGAACGGGCAGGCACCAAGGCCGGCAACAAGGGATGGGACGCGGCGCTGTCGGCCATCGAGATGGCGAACCTGCTGAAGGCGATGCCGTAG
- a CDS encoding Nif3-like dinuclear metal center hexameric protein — MSGATIADVVGVLEERFPSQWTEPWDAVGLLAGRADAQVTGVLVTLDPTVDAVERAASAGANLLVTHHPAYLGPGPRPTETASPLLPALQSGVALACAHTNLDRSPAGAEALPAVLGLRVLRPLEDGLQPVDVVTVFVPPEAEDAVVDSMAAAGAGRIGLYGGCAFCGSGIGRYTPLRGSSPSVGTHGREERVAESRVEMVAPRGSGPGVASAAAAAHPYDEPLIMVQESSTARGAARMGRLCATGGRTLQELVFDVACRLQVAPRALGEPERLVETVAVANGSAGSLLGAALSSSADAFLVGELRYHDALDAVAAGLCVIEVGHDASEWPMVTVLAEAVRATPSLGTTAVHVDAPGTLYWSP, encoded by the coding sequence ATGAGCGGTGCTACGATCGCCGATGTCGTGGGGGTGCTCGAGGAGCGGTTCCCCTCGCAGTGGACGGAGCCGTGGGACGCGGTCGGGCTGCTGGCGGGGAGGGCGGACGCGCAGGTCACGGGCGTGCTGGTGACGCTCGACCCGACGGTCGACGCCGTCGAGCGCGCGGCCTCCGCGGGCGCGAACCTGCTCGTGACGCATCACCCGGCCTACCTGGGGCCCGGGCCTCGACCGACCGAGACCGCGAGCCCGCTTCTGCCCGCGTTGCAGTCCGGTGTCGCGCTCGCCTGCGCGCACACCAACCTCGACCGCTCGCCTGCCGGCGCGGAGGCGCTGCCGGCGGTCCTCGGGCTGCGGGTGCTGCGGCCGCTGGAGGACGGGCTCCAGCCCGTCGACGTCGTGACCGTGTTCGTCCCCCCGGAGGCCGAGGACGCAGTCGTGGACTCCATGGCGGCGGCAGGCGCGGGGCGCATCGGCCTCTACGGGGGCTGCGCCTTCTGCGGCAGCGGCATCGGCCGCTACACGCCGCTGCGCGGCTCCTCCCCGTCGGTCGGGACGCACGGGCGGGAGGAGCGGGTGGCCGAGTCGCGCGTGGAGATGGTGGCCCCGCGCGGAAGCGGTCCGGGCGTAGCCTCGGCGGCGGCAGCGGCCCACCCCTACGACGAGCCGCTCATCATGGTGCAGGAGTCCTCTACCGCCCGCGGAGCCGCGCGGATGGGACGTCTGTGCGCCACCGGCGGCCGGACCCTGCAGGAGCTCGTCTTCGACGTCGCATGCAGGCTGCAGGTGGCGCCGCGCGCGCTCGGCGAGCCCGAGCGGCTCGTGGAGACCGTCGCCGTGGCGAACGGGTCCGCGGGCTCGCTCCTGGGCGCGGCGCTGTCCTCGAGCGCCGACGCGTTCCTGGTGGGCGAGCTGAGGTATCATGACGCGTTGGACGCCGTGGCCGCGGGTCTGTGCGTGATCGAGGTCGGCCACGACGCCAGCGAGTGGCCGATGGTGACCGTGCTCGCCGAGGCGGTGCGCGCGACTCCGTCGCTCGGGACCACGGCGGTCCACGTGGACGCGCCGGGAACGCTGTACTGGTCGCCGTGA
- the nifU gene encoding Fe-S cluster assembly scaffold protein NifU codes for MYSEKVMEHFANPHNVGVIEDADGVGEVGNPVCGDVMKITIRVDDDRIDDIKFQTLGCGAAIATSSIVTEMAKGMSLADAVRISKQQVADELGGLPPVKMHCSVLATDGLKKAVDDYLVKQGREPIAGPIRSEDPHFDPHGEE; via the coding sequence ATGTACAGCGAGAAGGTCATGGAGCACTTCGCGAACCCGCACAACGTCGGCGTGATAGAGGACGCGGACGGCGTGGGCGAGGTGGGCAACCCCGTCTGCGGCGACGTCATGAAGATCACGATCAGGGTCGATGACGACCGGATCGACGACATCAAGTTCCAGACGCTCGGTTGCGGGGCCGCGATCGCGACCTCGTCGATCGTGACCGAGATGGCAAAGGGCATGTCGCTCGCCGACGCGGTGAGGATCTCCAAGCAGCAGGTCGCGGACGAGCTCGGCGGCCTGCCGCCGGTCAAGATGCACTGCTCCGTCCTGGCGACCGACGGCCTGAAGAAGGCCGTGGACGACTACCTGGTCAAGCAGGGACGCGAGCCCATCGCGGGACCCATACGCTCCGAGGACCCTCACTTCGACCCGCATGGCGAGGAGTAG
- a CDS encoding cysteine desulfurase, producing MERLVYLDYAATTPVDPRVVEVMAPFHTERYGNPNSLYALGRDAHKALEDARESVMASISAASPNEVLFTGGGTESDNAVLLGVTAAASERKGRHVVVSAFEHHAVLEPAHWLEKHGYEVSYLKPHEDGVVHPEDLAAALRDDTVLVSIMHANNEIGTLQPIARLAEVAHERGAYFHTDAAQSLGKVAFDVGALGVDAASFSAHKVYGPKGVGGLYLKRGTPFAALLRGGGQEFRKRSGTQNVAGAAGFAEALRIMDEERTAEAPRLEALRDRVAEGVLAMENTRLSAADSQERLPNIANLIVLGVEGEAMLLQLDAKGIAVSTGSACSSGSLEPSHVLLSIGCKPEHAHGSLRVTVGRYTTEEDVEYFVETLPPIVERLRAMSPVYARMFGRS from the coding sequence GTGGAGCGGCTGGTGTATCTGGACTACGCGGCGACCACCCCGGTGGACCCCCGCGTCGTAGAGGTGATGGCGCCCTTCCACACGGAGCGCTACGGCAACCCGAACAGTCTCTACGCGCTGGGCCGCGACGCCCACAAGGCCCTCGAGGACGCGCGGGAGAGCGTCATGGCCTCCATCAGCGCCGCGAGTCCCAACGAAGTGCTCTTCACCGGCGGCGGCACCGAATCGGACAACGCGGTGCTCCTCGGGGTCACCGCCGCGGCGAGCGAGCGGAAGGGCCGCCATGTGGTCGTCTCGGCGTTCGAGCACCACGCGGTGCTGGAGCCGGCGCACTGGCTCGAGAAGCACGGGTACGAGGTCTCCTATCTCAAGCCCCACGAGGACGGCGTGGTCCACCCCGAGGACCTGGCCGCGGCGTTGCGTGACGATACCGTCCTCGTCTCGATCATGCACGCGAACAACGAGATCGGCACGCTGCAGCCGATCGCCCGCCTGGCCGAGGTCGCGCACGAGCGCGGCGCGTACTTCCACACGGATGCCGCGCAGTCCCTCGGCAAAGTGGCCTTCGACGTCGGTGCCCTCGGTGTGGACGCGGCCTCCTTCTCCGCCCACAAGGTCTACGGCCCCAAAGGCGTCGGCGGCCTCTACCTCAAGCGAGGAACCCCGTTCGCGGCGCTGCTTCGCGGGGGGGGTCAGGAGTTCCGCAAGCGGTCCGGCACGCAGAACGTCGCCGGCGCGGCGGGCTTCGCCGAGGCGCTGCGGATCATGGACGAGGAACGCACCGCCGAGGCGCCCCGGCTGGAGGCGCTGCGGGACCGGGTCGCAGAGGGCGTCCTGGCCATGGAGAACACGCGACTGTCGGCGGCCGACTCGCAGGAGCGATTGCCGAACATCGCGAACCTGATCGTCCTCGGCGTGGAGGGAGAGGCGATGCTGCTCCAGCTCGACGCCAAGGGCATCGCGGTCTCCACGGGATCGGCGTGCTCCTCGGGCTCACTGGAGCCCAGCCACGTGCTGCTCTCCATCGGATGCAAGCCCGAGCATGCGCACGGGTCGCTGCGCGTCACCGTGGGGAGGTACACCACCGAGGAGGATGTCGAGTACTTCGTCGAGACGCTGCCGCCGATCGTCGAGCGCCTGCGTGCGATGTCGCCGGTCTACGCGAGGATGTTCGGGCGGAGCTAG
- the mnmA gene encoding tRNA 2-thiouridine(34) synthase MnmA, protein MSGGVDSSVAAALLVEEGHEVVGVTMRLLAAPDAESGCCSAAAARDAKRVCHALGIPHYTMDFRDTFSREVAAPFAEAYAVGRTPNPCVACNDRVKFDELLRRCLAAGAEGLATGHYARIVEDPAGKRWLVRGADAGKDQSYFLYRMTSEHLALARFPVGGLTKDRVRRIAAERALPTAEKPDSQEICFVPDDDYGAFVAQAYPGALTPGPVLDTAGRVVGEHGGLARYTVGQRRGLGGGADRRRYVVALLPERNAVVVGEARELEARELVADDVVWRAGAAERGGVAIRHRARPVPGLIRLGEDGTLRIALDEPVVGAAPGQSVVCYAGERVLGGGVLREAR, encoded by the coding sequence ATGAGCGGAGGCGTCGACAGCTCGGTTGCGGCCGCCCTGCTCGTGGAGGAGGGCCACGAGGTCGTGGGCGTGACCATGCGGCTGCTCGCGGCACCCGACGCCGAGAGCGGCTGCTGCTCGGCCGCCGCCGCCCGGGACGCGAAGAGGGTGTGCCACGCCCTGGGCATCCCGCACTACACGATGGACTTCCGCGACACGTTCTCGCGCGAGGTCGCCGCGCCCTTCGCCGAGGCCTACGCCGTCGGGAGGACGCCGAACCCCTGTGTCGCCTGCAACGACCGGGTCAAGTTCGACGAGCTGCTGCGGCGGTGTCTCGCCGCGGGGGCGGAAGGGCTCGCGACGGGGCACTACGCGCGCATCGTAGAGGATCCCGCGGGGAAGCGCTGGCTGGTGCGCGGCGCCGACGCCGGCAAGGACCAGAGCTACTTCCTGTATCGCATGACCTCCGAGCACCTCGCGCTCGCACGCTTCCCCGTCGGAGGCCTGACGAAGGACCGGGTGCGCCGGATCGCAGCCGAACGGGCGCTCCCCACCGCCGAGAAGCCCGACAGCCAGGAGATCTGCTTCGTGCCCGACGACGACTACGGGGCGTTCGTGGCCCAGGCGTATCCCGGTGCGCTGACCCCGGGTCCCGTGCTCGATACGGCTGGCCGCGTCGTGGGCGAGCACGGCGGGCTCGCGCGCTACACGGTCGGGCAGCGCCGTGGGCTCGGCGGCGGGGCCGACCGGAGGCGTTACGTGGTCGCCCTGCTGCCCGAACGCAACGCCGTCGTCGTCGGCGAGGCGCGCGAGTTGGAGGCGCGCGAGCTGGTGGCCGACGACGTCGTCTGGCGCGCGGGGGCCGCCGAGCGAGGGGGGGTGGCGATCCGCCACCGCGCCCGCCCGGTCCCCGGGCTGATCCGGCTCGGCGAGGACGGGACTCTGCGGATCGCGCTCGACGAGCCGGTGGTCGGCGCGGCACCAGGGCAGTCCGTCGTATGCTACGCGGGAGAGCGCGTGCTCGGCGGCGGGGTGCTGAGGGAGGCGCGATGA
- a CDS encoding metal-dependent transcriptional regulator: protein MPSATMEEYLELVYKLSEKGDVRPTQIAEALGVSGPTVTSALKRLEIRGLITRPDGAVVLTEEGRREALDIIRRHRLSERFLVDVLGLSWEEVHDEACRLEHALSPKVMEALEAFMERPESCPHGHPIPTAAGEVREVEGVPLCESGGGQRVEIVQVSEDDHELLPYLASLGMFPGREVEVCEVAPFRGPLLVNVAGSQYALGREVAAKILVRPAGKGRLGMGRRKR, encoded by the coding sequence ATGCCATCGGCTACCATGGAGGAATACCTCGAGCTCGTCTACAAGCTGTCCGAGAAGGGCGACGTCAGGCCGACGCAGATCGCGGAGGCGCTCGGCGTCTCGGGACCGACCGTGACGTCCGCGCTCAAGCGCCTCGAGATCCGCGGTCTCATCACCCGGCCGGACGGTGCCGTCGTGCTGACGGAGGAGGGCCGCCGGGAGGCGCTGGACATCATCCGGCGACACCGGCTGTCGGAGCGGTTCCTCGTCGACGTCCTCGGCTTGTCGTGGGAGGAAGTGCACGACGAGGCCTGCCGTCTGGAGCACGCGCTGTCGCCGAAGGTGATGGAGGCCCTCGAGGCGTTCATGGAGCGCCCGGAGTCCTGTCCGCACGGACACCCGATCCCGACCGCGGCGGGAGAGGTGCGCGAGGTCGAGGGCGTACCGCTGTGCGAGAGCGGCGGAGGTCAACGCGTGGAGATCGTGCAGGTCTCCGAGGACGATCACGAGTTGCTGCCCTACCTCGCGTCTCTCGGGATGTTCCCGGGTCGTGAGGTCGAGGTCTGCGAGGTCGCTCCGTTCCGCGGCCCCCTGCTCGTCAACGTCGCGGGGTCGCAGTACGCGCTCGGCCGCGAGGTCGCGGCGAAGATCCTCGTGCGGCCCGCGGGCAAGGGCCGCCTCGGGATGGGCCGCCGCAAGAGATGA